In Alkalibaculum bacchi, the genomic stretch GTGTAAAATCTGTAAACCCAGATGCAGAAGTTCACGTAAGATGGACAAATACTTGGTATGACCCAACTACAGAAAAAGCTGCAGCAGAAGCACTACTCGCTGAAGGCGCTGATGTAACAGCTCAACATCAAGATTCAACAGCACCTATGGTTGCTGCTCAAGAAAAGGGAGCAACATCAATAGGTTATAATCTAAGCGCGAAAGAATCTGTACCAAATGCTTATATTACCGCTCCATTATGGAACTGGGGAGAGTACTATGTAGATGCAGTACAAAAAGTATTAGATGGTACTTGGACAAATGAACCATACTGGAAAGGTTTAGAATCAGGCATTGTAAGCTTAGATGAACTGACAGAATTAGCTCCAGGGGGTGCACAAGAGAAAGTTGACGAAGCAAAAGAAAGAATCGTTTCTGGAGAATTTGACGTATTCACAGGTCCAATCAAAGATCAAAAAGGTGCGGTAAAAGTTCAAGAAGGACAAAAATTAACTGACCAAGAGATGCTTACTATGACCTGGTTTGTAGAAGGCGTAGTAGGAACTATACCAGCACAATAAGTTGTAAGTTCTATGTTGTAAGTTCTATGTACCTAGTCACCTTCGGTGACCTAATGGTTTTACATAGAACTTAGAACTTACATCTTAGAACTAAAGTGTGGAGTCGAACATCTTGTTATGCAGGATTCTTCGGCTTCTATTTGTTTGATTAAGGTGGTCTGTCGTAGGTTGCGGGCTTGTAGCTCCTTATAGTCGCTACAAACCTCGCCAACCTTGACAGGGGTAATACCACTTGATTTCTCTAGCCCTTCGGGCAAGATAAATCAGGTATTACTCCCAGGTGGTAAGCAAAACCATTGCTCGCCCGAAGGCGAGCAATGGTTTTGACCCCCGTGGAATACCTAAGCCCTGGCGGCTGATTGCTGGCCGCAGGCCGCGTCATCCTGAGCGCAGCGAAGGATCTTGACCCTACAGCTGACCCAAAAGGAATACAGAATGCTAGTGACTATCGACTAATCACTAGCGACTAAAGCGCCGAAGGCGCTTAATTCAGAGGTGAATAAATGACAGAGAAAATCGTTTCAATGAAAAGTATATCTAAAACTTTTGGAAGTGTTAAAGCTTTAAGTAATGTAAACCTAGATCTGTACAAAGGAGAGGTTCACTCTCTATTAGGTGAAAATGGTGCGGGAAAGAGTACTCTCATGAATATCCTATCGGGAATCTATGTGCCTGATGAAGGGGCTCTAGATATTAGAGGAAAAAAAGTGAGACTTCGCTCTCCAAAAGACTCTATTGATTTGGGAATTGGCATGATTCACCAACACTTTAAGCTAGTAGATGTTTTGACTGCTAAAGAAAATATTATTGCAGGTTATAACAAAGGGGTCTTTGTCAAAGGTAAAGAACTAACGGAAAAGATTAAATCCACTTCCGTAAAATATGGCTTAGAAATAGATCCAGATAAAAAAGTTTACAATATGTCTGTAGCAGAAAAACAAAGAGTTGAAATCCTCAAAGTTCTTTATCGCGGTGCGGATGTTCTCATACTAGATGAGCCGACAGCAGTACTGACACCACAGGAGACGGAAGGTTTATTTGATATTATACGCAATATGGCCAAAGAAGGATGTGCCGTAGTCATTATAACTCATAAATTAAACGAGGTAATGGAAATCAGCGATAAAGTGACCATCCTCAGAAAAGGTCAGTCTATAAAGACCCTAATCAAAGATGAGACGAATGTCAATGAATTGACGGAAGAAATGGTAGGAGAAGCTATTGATTTGTCCATTAAGAGGGTTCCCTTAGGCTCTAGAAAAAAAGTCATGGAGATCAAAAACATGACTGTATTACATGGGGATCGGACAAAGGCAATCGACAATATTAGCTTTGATCTGTACAGTGGAGAAATCCTAGGTGTAGCGGGAATTGCAGGTAGCGGTCAAAAGGAACTTTGTGATGCTCTAGCAGGTCTAGAAAAGATTCATTCTGGTGATGTCTTATATCAAGGCGGAAGCATTCGTGGGAAAAAACCTGGAGATATTATTAAAATGGGAATTACCATGAGCTTTGTTCCAGAGGATCGATTGGGAATGGGTCTCGTAGCATCTATGGACATTGTAGATAATGTTTTACTTAAAGAATACCAAAAATACCATGGGGTTATGCTCCATAAAAAAACCTCTAAAGAAAAAGCGATAACCATTGTAGAGCAGTTAAATGTATCTACACCAGGTATTAATAATTATCCTGTTCGGATGCTATCTGGTGGAAATATTCAGAAAGTCCTTCTTGGAAGGGAAATTGCAGCTGATCCAAGCGTTATGATTACTGCCTATCCATCTAGAGGCCTCGATATTGCCTCGTCTATGTTGGTTTACGATCTTTTAAATAAACAAAAACAAAAAGATATCGCAGTTCTCTATATTGGAGAAGATTTAGATGTATTGATGCAGCTGAGCGACCGAATTTTAGTCTTGTATAATGGCATGATTACAGGCATTGTAGATGCAAAGACTACAACGAGAGAGCAATTAGGTTTACTAATGTCAGGTATCGTGGAGGAAATAGATGAGAATAGCAAAAAGAGATGAATTAACAGGAAATAAAGCAACATATGTTCGAATTATTGCCATCCTTGCTGCCTTAGTATTTAGCGGAATTTTTTTACTCATTACAGGACAAAATCCTCTAGATGTATATATTTCCATGATAGATGGAGCATTAGGGAGCGGGTATAGATTGACAGAAACCATTAATATAGCCATTCCTCTATTAGTTGCTTCTCTTGGAATGATGATGGCATATAAAATGAAATTTTGGAATATTGGGGCAGAAGGTCAAATCTTTATGGGCGCATTTGGTGCTACTTTCTTTGCCCTTAACTTTAATACACTGCCAAGACCATTGCTTTTAATTCTAATGGCAATTGGCGCAATGACCATGGGTGGGATTTGGCTTCTTATCCCAGCTTATTTTAAAGGAAGATTTGGTACCAATGAGACTTTATTTACCCTTATGATGAACTATGTAGCAATGAAATGGATCACTTATCTTCAATACAGCTTGTGGAAAGATCCCAATTCAATGGGTTTTCCAAGAATCGCAAACTTTGAGGAAAACGCTTTATTGCCAAAATTATTTGGTGTACATATAGGTTGGCTTATAGCCTTAGTATTAGTAGTTTTTGTCTATATTTATATGACGAGAACAAAAACAGGGTATGAGTTAGCCGTTATCGGCGAAAGTGAAAATACGGCAAGATATGCAGGTATTAGTATTAAGAGCACTATGTTTAAAACCATGCTCATTGGCGGAGGAATTGTAGGCTTGACAGGAATGATACAAGTGTCGGGAATCAGCGGTACATTGTCTGTTGAGCTAACAGGCGGTATGGGTTATACGGCTGTTATCACTACATGGCTTTCTGGCTTAAATGCACCTGCTGCAGTAGTAGTATGTTTTCTCTTTGCTATGTTAGAACAAGGGGGATCTTATATACAAACAGCTTTTCAAATTTCAGCATCTGTAGCCCAAATACTTCAATCTATCATCTTGTTTTTTGTTCTAGGTAGCGAGTTTTTTATTAAATATAAATTTGTTCGTGACAAAAAGATAAAGGAGGCTCTTAAATGATATCCTTCTTACATGCAACAGTGCAAGCAGGTACTGCTTTATTACTAGCCACATTAGGAGAGATTATTACACAAAAAGTAGGGCACTTAAATTTAGGTGTTGAAGGTATGATGCTAATGGGAGCCGTTATGGGCTTTATGGTAGGCTATAATACAGCAGATCCTATTATGGCCGTTTTTACAGCTGCTATAGCAGGTGCTATAGGTGCACTCATATACGCTTTTCTGACTGTTACCCTTAAAGCAAATCAAGAAGTGACGGGATTAACTTTAACTACCTTTGGTGCTGGCTTTGCTACTTTCGTAGGAGATAAATTAGTAGGATTTAAATTGCCAGGAGAAATCAATCACTTCTTTAGACAGATATCCTTGCCTGTAGTAGGAGATATTCCTGTAATAGGTGACATACTTTTTAATCAAAATATCTATGTATATATGAGTTATATCATTGTAATATTACTAGGTATTTTACTTTATAAAACCAATATTGGCTTGAATTTAAGAATGATTGGAGAAAATGCAGGTGCAGCAGACGCAAGTGGTATCAATGTATTAAAGTATAAGTATGCCTTTATCATGTTAGGTGGAGCGCTCTGTGGTCTAGGTGGAGGTTATTTATCTTTAGTATATGTTCCTGTTTGGCAAGAAGGAGTCACTGCAGGTATGGGGTGGATAGCAGTAGCTTTAGTTATTTTCTCT encodes the following:
- a CDS encoding ABC transporter permease, producing the protein MISFLHATVQAGTALLLATLGEIITQKVGHLNLGVEGMMLMGAVMGFMVGYNTADPIMAVFTAAIAGAIGALIYAFLTVTLKANQEVTGLTLTTFGAGFATFVGDKLVGFKLPGEINHFFRQISLPVVGDIPVIGDILFNQNIYVYMSYIIVILLGILLYKTNIGLNLRMIGENAGAADASGINVLKYKYAFIMLGGALCGLGGGYLSLVYVPVWQEGVTAGMGWIAVALVIFSLWNPYRAIGGAYFFGGLSIIGFRLQKYSLPISIYFLDMLPYLATIIVLIFMSLKKSKENKPPKELSRAYFREER
- a CDS encoding BMP family ABC transporter substrate-binding protein, which encodes MKRFSIVFLIVALLAATTLGCSNNKSEKNGTQEDSTKPLTVGFIYIGPINDGGYTTSHDNGRVYLEEQMGDKIKTIYKENIPEEKGEVVKTIREMVDQGANMIFATSFGHMDGVLEAAKEFPEVTFAHCSGYEKAENMTNYFGRMYQARYLSGIVAGMKTESNVIGYVGAFPLPEVIRGINAFTLGVKSVNPDAEVHVRWTNTWYDPTTEKAAAEALLAEGADVTAQHQDSTAPMVAAQEKGATSIGYNLSAKESVPNAYITAPLWNWGEYYVDAVQKVLDGTWTNEPYWKGLESGIVSLDELTELAPGGAQEKVDEAKERIVSGEFDVFTGPIKDQKGAVKVQEGQKLTDQEMLTMTWFVEGVVGTIPAQ
- a CDS encoding ABC transporter permease — translated: MRIAKRDELTGNKATYVRIIAILAALVFSGIFLLITGQNPLDVYISMIDGALGSGYRLTETINIAIPLLVASLGMMMAYKMKFWNIGAEGQIFMGAFGATFFALNFNTLPRPLLLILMAIGAMTMGGIWLLIPAYFKGRFGTNETLFTLMMNYVAMKWITYLQYSLWKDPNSMGFPRIANFEENALLPKLFGVHIGWLIALVLVVFVYIYMTRTKTGYELAVIGESENTARYAGISIKSTMFKTMLIGGGIVGLTGMIQVSGISGTLSVELTGGMGYTAVITTWLSGLNAPAAVVVCFLFAMLEQGGSYIQTAFQISASVAQILQSIILFFVLGSEFFIKYKFVRDKKIKEALK
- a CDS encoding ABC transporter ATP-binding protein, with the protein product MTEKIVSMKSISKTFGSVKALSNVNLDLYKGEVHSLLGENGAGKSTLMNILSGIYVPDEGALDIRGKKVRLRSPKDSIDLGIGMIHQHFKLVDVLTAKENIIAGYNKGVFVKGKELTEKIKSTSVKYGLEIDPDKKVYNMSVAEKQRVEILKVLYRGADVLILDEPTAVLTPQETEGLFDIIRNMAKEGCAVVIITHKLNEVMEISDKVTILRKGQSIKTLIKDETNVNELTEEMVGEAIDLSIKRVPLGSRKKVMEIKNMTVLHGDRTKAIDNISFDLYSGEILGVAGIAGSGQKELCDALAGLEKIHSGDVLYQGGSIRGKKPGDIIKMGITMSFVPEDRLGMGLVASMDIVDNVLLKEYQKYHGVMLHKKTSKEKAITIVEQLNVSTPGINNYPVRMLSGGNIQKVLLGREIAADPSVMITAYPSRGLDIASSMLVYDLLNKQKQKDIAVLYIGEDLDVLMQLSDRILVLYNGMITGIVDAKTTTREQLGLLMSGIVEEIDENSKKR